The DNA segment ACCGGTGGTCGCCAGATCGGGCTTGGCCTGGTCGCAGACACCCCTGCAGTCTCGGCGGACGTCACGATCATCCGCGCCGAGCCCCGCCCGGTCCGGCCCGCCCGGCCCCATCAACCCAGTAACGAGGAGGTCGCGCGACATCGCGCATTCGTCGCGAAGATCGCCAATCCCTTGTGGGACCGATTCCTCGATCCCACCTCGGAACGCAGTGCCGCCTGACGCATTGGGCGTCGGCGCGTCGCGAACAGAGCAAGGAGAGCCGAAATGGAAATTAGGGTTGCAGGTCACCAGGTCGAAACCTCGGAATCGCTGCGAACCCATGTGTCCGACCGGCTTTCGGCGATCACCGATCGCTATTTTTCCCGGGCGGTCGGCGCCAATGTCACTTTCGGTCGCGGACCTTATGACGATTTTACCTGCGACATCGTTGCCCCGGTCAACCAAGGGATGGTCCTGAAATCCTCGAACCGGGCCAATGATGCGCATGTCGCGTTCGATGGCGCGGCCGACAAGATCGAACGGCAGTTGAAGCGCTACATGGGCCGGCTGCGCGAGCGACGCGGCGATGTCGGTGAAGTGCCGATGGCTGACAATGCTGCCTATACCGTCTTTGCGGCACCGGAAGATCAGGAACAGGCGGCGCCCGATGCGCCGGCGATCGTCGCGGAAACCCGGGTCGACATCCCCGAAGCCAGCGTTTCCGATGCGGTGATGATGCTGGATTTGCGCAACACCACTGCGTTGATGTTCCGCAACGCCAACAGCGGCGAATTTAATATGGTCTATCGCCGGGAAGACGGAACCATCGGCTGGGTGGAGCCCTCCGCGAAGTGACATGATCGTAACGGCGGGTTAACAGCCCGCCATGGTCCTGCGCGTCCTTGCTTGTCCTGGAAGAATGTAATGCAGATTTCCGAATTCCTCGATTTTGAAGCGATCCGTGTCGATCTCGCCGCGGGCAACAAGCGCCAGTTGCTGAATCAACTGTCGCAGATTGCCGCCGGACGGCTGTCGCTGGACCCGCAGACCGTTGCCGATGCGATCGCCGAGCGGGAACGGCTGGGCTCGACCGGCTTTGGCGGCGGAGTTGCGATCCCCCATGGCAAGCTGCCAGGTCTGGAGGGGGTTTATGCACTCGCCGGACGCCTAGCGGCGCCGGTCGATTACAAGGCCGTCGACGGTGCACCGGTCGACCTGGTGTTTCTTTTACTTTCACCGCCCGATGCCGGGGCGGAACATCTGAAGGCGCTGGCCGCGGTCAGCCGCCTTGTGCGCCACGCCGGGACCGTCGAGAAATTGCGCGGCGCTCGCAGCCGGGACGCGCTCGCCGCCGTCCTGATGGGCGCCGAGGAACGCGATGCCGCCTGAAAACCGGCCGACCGGAGAAACGGCGCATCTAAGGGCGCTCGAGGCGCTCTATGCGTCGGCTCCGGTCAACCAGCTGTTCGAATCCCGGCTTTCCCTTGCCGAGGGAGGAAGCAGCGAGATTCGCTTCTCGGTCCTGCCCAATACTTTTCACGCCGCCGGTGCGGCGCATGGCACGGTCTATTTCAAAATGCTCGACGACGCCGCATTTTACGCCGCGAACAGTCTGGTCAGCGACCGCTTCTTGCTGACCACCGCGTTCAACCTCCACTTCACCAAGCCGCTGCGGGAAGGTCCCGCGCGTGCCGAGGGTCGCTGGGTTTCCGGCAAACGCCGGGTGTTTGTCGCGGAGGCGCGGATTCTGGACTCCAGCGGTGAGGAATGCGCGCGCGGCACGGGAACCTTCCTCCGGTCGCATATCGCCCTGTCGGGCCTCGACGGATACCGGCCCGGCTGATGGACGCAAGGCTGCCCGCCGCGGTCGAGGCGACGGGACTGCTACGGCGCGTCGAAGCCGAAGGCGGTTTCGCCGCGATTGTCCGCAAAGGCGATGCGGACCGTGGAGTATTGCTGCTGTTGATCGCCCACCGGGGAAATCATTTCGCCTGCCTCGAACGCGCCTTGAGTGTCGACGGCGAATATCGCTGGTGCGAGGTCGGACCGGACGCAAGTGCGGCCGGACAGGTCGCCGAATGGATCGCCAGGCGCGTTAAATTCGACGAAGATATCTGGTTAATTGAACTCGACGTCGCAGCGCCGGAACGATTCGTCGCTGAAATGACTTCCAGAGCTTGACCTCAAGGAACCATTCCGAAACTTGGCCCGACCAACCACGCGGGGGGCATCCGCAATTCGGCGATGACGCCGGGCAAGATGCCACGCAGTCGGGGAATCACCCTCGGCGAGCGCTGCCGATTTGCAGCATGTTCGCCAACGGGCCGGTTCACCGCAAAGTCTACGGTTTGCATGTTCGTGAAGCTTCGTTCCGCCCTGATGGTGATTGCCGCGCTGACCGCTTCGTCGGTTGCCCCGGCCCAGGTCAAGGAAGCGGGAGAACCTTTGGTCTCCCTTGGGACAGAAGGCATCGTCACCGACGCGGCAGCCCCCGTCGCGGCGGTCGATAACAGTGCAGGCCCGCTTGTTCAGGCCGTTGAGGCCGACGCCGCGACCGATGAGCTCGAGGCCGAAGCCACATTGTCGGAAACCGTTGCGAAGCTGCGCAGCTCGGACCCGGGCAGTCGCGAAATGGAATGCCTCGCCGTCGGTATTTATTATGAGGCGAAAAGCGAATCGCTTGCCGGCCAATTGGCGGTTGGTCATGTCATCGCCA comes from the Sphingomonas xanthus genome and includes:
- the hpf gene encoding ribosome hibernation-promoting factor, HPF/YfiA family; amino-acid sequence: MEIRVAGHQVETSESLRTHVSDRLSAITDRYFSRAVGANVTFGRGPYDDFTCDIVAPVNQGMVLKSSNRANDAHVAFDGAADKIERQLKRYMGRLRERRGDVGEVPMADNAAYTVFAAPEDQEQAAPDAPAIVAETRVDIPEASVSDAVMMLDLRNTTALMFRNANSGEFNMVYRREDGTIGWVEPSAK
- a CDS encoding PTS sugar transporter subunit IIA; this encodes MQISEFLDFEAIRVDLAAGNKRQLLNQLSQIAAGRLSLDPQTVADAIAERERLGSTGFGGGVAIPHGKLPGLEGVYALAGRLAAPVDYKAVDGAPVDLVFLLLSPPDAGAEHLKALAAVSRLVRHAGTVEKLRGARSRDALAAVLMGAEERDAA
- a CDS encoding PaaI family thioesterase; this translates as MPPENRPTGETAHLRALEALYASAPVNQLFESRLSLAEGGSSEIRFSVLPNTFHAAGAAHGTVYFKMLDDAAFYAANSLVSDRFLLTTAFNLHFTKPLREGPARAEGRWVSGKRRVFVAEARILDSSGEECARGTGTFLRSHIALSGLDGYRPG
- a CDS encoding DUF1491 family protein; translated protein: MDARLPAAVEATGLLRRVEAEGGFAAIVRKGDADRGVLLLLIAHRGNHFACLERALSVDGEYRWCEVGPDASAAGQVAEWIARRVKFDEDIWLIELDVAAPERFVAEMTSRA
- a CDS encoding cell wall hydrolase; protein product: MFVKLRSALMVIAALTASSVAPAQVKEAGEPLVSLGTEGIVTDAAAPVAAVDNSAGPLVQAVEADAATDELEAEATLSETVAKLRSSDPGSREMECLAVGIYYEAKSESLAGQLAVGHVIANRAESGRFPKTYCGVLFQRSQFSFIRGRSLPKVPRASRDWQEAVAIAKIVDAELHGSPMGKALFFHARRVSPGWRLTRVGTLGNHVFYR